CCATGGGGGACAACACTGGTGTTTGCTATGTTGGCGACGGGAACGACTACTACATGTACGAGGGcgacggcagtggcggcggcgactgtTTCCCTGCCGGAGACGGCGGCAGCTATGCCGACGACGGTAACAACTACTCCAACCAGGACTCCGGCTACTGTGGGTATcccgacggtggcggtggctttTTCCACGTCGGAGACAACAATAGCTATGAGTATCCCGACGGAGGTCGAGAAGAAGGACAGTGTACTGTATAGGAGAACCATCCACGGGCTCTGCGTATCTATTTGGCCTATGTTTGTCAgcaatttgatttttttattcatttcgAATTATGAAGCATTCAAATTGGTTTATTTGAATTATTGAGATTAGTTGTTGATTTAGATATAactagcaaaatgcccgtgcgttgctacggtaaaagatcaattgtgttttttcaaactaatgacattttttatttccatcactaaatttttattccacttattggatgtctacacatttaatgaaaaccaaaagaattttgacttaattatttccttcaactcaaatacccattaaattaaaacatttttttattcaagTAAGAGAGTTAAATCAGCCTCCGATGGCCACGCTATTTGAACACAAACTTCTTCGGAAATGGCATTGCACCAATCCATCTTTTCACTTGGTGGCTTCAGCTGTGATGCACTCATGTTAGCAATAAAACAATTATGAATGCAACACTAAAAATATATGTCATTCATAAGCCATATAGCAATGTACAAAATTACACAATCCCcgtttatataaaaaattggaATTGTTAGGGCCATATCATTCCTAAACTGTACTTTCTAATCGGTATTAGCAGGGAAGAACAAAAGCGATCGTGGTCTGTAATTATTACTCTATCACAATATGTTCTTCCCACAATTAGCTTGATTGAACTTAAAAAAATTTGCATTCAGCACTCAGCATGAGCTTTCTATATCACTAAAAGAATGTAAATACAGAATGGTAAGGACCTATGTTCATTCAGCAAAATTGTGGTCATATACTGAAGACTTGAGACGCTGCATCACCATTTTTCAATTTTCCTCCACTTAATGCACTGAATACATGCAACTCCAACAATCTTCTGTACTGGCCTTGTTCTATCTCTGCTTCATTTGCACCATGTAGTAGCAGGAGCTCAATAATGCAATCTTCCCAATCAATACCGTCGCAGGAACCTATTTTTCGTCTCTTCTTCCTGCCATCTGGACTATCTGGCATCTCTACCAAATCGTCACCGAGTATGATTCGATCTATGTCATCCATCTTCTTTCCCCCACGTTTCTTCCTGGCCGATTTCTGTGGAGGACAGGCATCTCCATTTCTTACACCAGGCTGTGAATGATTTGCGCTTGCAGCTGGAGCAGCAGGGGCCTTCCTAATCGCATCAATTCGCAGCTTAGCAGCTTCAATACGGGCTCTCCTTTGCTTCTTCCATACCAGCAGGCTCATATAAGCATAGAATCAGCTGCCGTCTGAAAATTGGATTACATATCCTCATCTCTGTCTCAGGCTCGGAAACAACAAACTAAATATAATAAATAAAGAATTCACCAAAAAACGAAGAAACAGAGTACATGTATCAACAGCGGAGGAGAGCCGAGCACAGCAGAGCGCctggcctccaccaccacagGCCACATCGTCGTCTAGAACACTACGGCAGCGACCACAGCTacagcgacggcgacgaagctggcggcagcagcagaCGCGGCGGCGCTCTTCTCCGTTGCGGGTGCCGCTGCCGGGGTCATGGCGGAGGCTCCGGCCGGGGGCAGCGCGTCGCCGAGGCCCCCGCCCATCGGGCTCATGGCCGGGACGGAGGCCGAGGGAGCGGAGGCCGGGCTCCCcatgggcggcgcgggcggggaggCCATCGGGGCCcgtttgggcggcggcggcagcgaagccatcttgggcgccgccgccggggcctgcgccgtggcggcgacggcgaagagggcgacgaggagcgcgacgagggtggcggcgacgcgggcggcCATTCTTGGTTACGTTGCCTGGTCGGTGCCTGCGCCGCCGcaagcccccgcccccgccgccgtccccttcGCCGGCtctcccgacgccgccgccgccgctccacgcCTCCATCGTCGAGGTCGCCGAGGAGGACCGCACCGCCGACCTCCCCGAGGAGCTCCCTCGTCTGGCGCCAgatccgtcgccgcctccagcgCTTCCTTCGCCGAggtgaggaggagagaggaccTCCCTTCACACTCTCCCTCCTCCTATTCTTCACGGCCGCGACCGAGCTCaggacgccggccgccgcaccaccgacgctgccggccgcccgcgcccaatcTCCCTCCGCCTCTCTGTTGTGAAGAAAGGAGAAGTGTTTTTCCtgttaaccccctcccttcccttctttttctaCCCGAGCTCCCCTCTTTTCAacatttggactgcgggttaATTACTAAAAAGTcaagggacttttttgcaaaataaccacgaCGGATGAAAATCCAGGCAGagacgttacttgctttaatatagGTAGAGATAGAGATTATATATTGTCTTATTCTTTCTGGCTTATTAAGCATCCAAGGATTTTTTTATATTAGATTAAAACAACTGATTTTACGTCACGCATAAATAAGCCCCTTTTTATGTTCTTTTTGGAGGAAGCAATTTTTCTCAATTCCCAATTCCAGTGCCACCATTATATACAGTTTGGAATACCTCTTTGACAAGGTGACTTTATATTCAGATAATGAAAATCGATACAAAGAATGAGCCTATGCTgacaaaaaatattaaaaaaggaATTATGTTATCatagaataaagaaaataatgaaaTTATGTACAATAAGTTGTAGAGTACAATATTTACATATGCACATTCACTGCTGAATCTCTTTTATTTTGGGGGAAGGGATTCATACCAACAACCACAATATTTGGTATCTCTATATTTTTGATATTTTACCCTCACTTACTGTGTAATATGGTGCGGCTTGCATGGGTGGAAAAACGCCTAGTTCCTCAGCTGCGTACATGTTATATATCCTAGATCATGCTTCAGCTTGCTAGCACATGCAGTCAATTAGCATTGGAAGGTTGTATATGGATTCCTGTGGTTTCCTTAACCCGAAACCTTTTTGTCTCACTATGGTGAGGCATGTCCTACATATGGTGCTTGAATCAATCCCATCTACAAGACATACATACTAAAATTTTGATTTACTCCTTAATCAGCTGATAATTATGGAAAAGATAGCATCAAATCCTCTGCATCTTCTGGCCATTCCAGGTGTTTGAAAGTCAATGAGAGTAACCAGTAAAATAAGATTTAAATGTATGTTAGCATAGCATATAGGATATAAAACAATTGCTATAATGTACTTAGAATGAACCTTGCTTATTGGAAGCAATCAACTTTGATGAAAGGTTTATGGAACAAGGTCAACCTTGGGCGCATACATGTGAACAAATTCAGGCCACATACTTTATGGATTGAAAGAAGTTATACTAGGACAACCAAAACATACCTGATATTTGGATTATCAAAGAGTTGAATTAATTTCCTTTTATCTGGTTTTATTGTCTTCGCATGTCCTCCATACATATAACGTCTGTGCCCCATCAGAAAGTGGGAAAGTTGCTTCCTTGTGTCATCACAAACACCTCACTGTGAAGACAGATAGTGTAATCTAGTGATGCCGGTCTTCATGAATGTCCCTACATATTGTGAGTAGGAAAAATGTATCCTTCAATACCTTGCTTCCCACATTCTTAATGCAATTCATTGAGATAACTGAAGGACACGGATTTTATAGAAATGCAATAACCAAAGAAAGAGTTACCTTGAACAGGGGAAGCTCCTCTGATGTAGCCAGAGTTTGTTTTGTTTGCAATAATGGAAACAATTGGCAAAGAGGAGGCATATATTTTTCAGCGTTGTATATTTTACCAGATACAACATAAAGGGAAGTAGTATTGTCGAATCCCATTCCCCGCAGCATCATTCCAACCTGTATACGCTGAATCAGTAAGAAAATAGCAATCTAACAACATCTAATAAAACAAAGCAAATCATTCCTCTTAAAGTTTGGTCAGCGCTAAAACTCAAATCTTGTACCGAAAACAGGCAATTTGCCGAATGCTTGGGAGTTTGCTGAGTGCAATCCTTCGGGTACTCGGCAAACAGTCTCTTTGCTGAGTGCTACGCAgcaaacacttggcaaaaaaattacacttggcaaacaaggggttttgccgagtgcaataaaaaaacactcggcaaacaagctctttgccgagtgttttttttacactcggcaaagatgtgtgtttgccgagtgttttttttttgccactcAGCAAAGAAAtagtttttttctcttcttcccttgaaactttttctatTCTCCACATataacatgtggtactccatgttaaaatttggtatattttttgatttgtttgctatatttaattaattaattgcatttcaagcaATTTTTTGAatcaagtcaaatttgaactgcaagtgattcaaataatagaataaaatgagtagaaaaataatattcatgttatttagcctagtttgaggccttacccgtgaaatgaaaagaaatttcgaacatcttgtttaggaaacacgaccatgaacatgtggccgaatggtttttaaatactaaaaaagcaaatgaagtctgaaaatcaagagatttgtcatgatgtgatgatataatacgtggaggttgtggtaaaaaattgagaatatTTTGCGCATTTTTTttacgtacgatgtttacaaaccgaagcatctcagaagaagaatcgtaGCATTGAGAAGCATTCGgaaagatttggagtcaaagtgacagtcgaattggggtttgacttcaaaattttttgtataggcaatagagaacatagattatttcatgtgaaattttggttaTTTTTTGGAAccatttgataattttaatttattaagtgcaattatagaattttaattgatataaattgaatttgagctataactgcataaaataatggaataatatgagtagaataataaaaaatatattgttgagtgaatttgacaagacATTTTCAAAGTGCATCGGAATAAATGTAGAAGAACACGTTatggaaaagaaagagaaggaaaaaaataaaaaaaagctttgccgagtgccttcgatttggcactcggcaaagctcctaTACTATAACTCACATGCCTCGGCCCCCGCCACCGCACCCACGCACACACGCaccctgcccctcccctcccgacccccaactccctccctctccctacccccgccggcggcggctgcccccgctggcgcccctccctctcccgggccgccgcctccctccttcccccggccgccgccccctcccctccttccccgGCTGCCACTCCCTACCCTTCTCTCCCAGCCGcaatcccctcccctccttccccggcggcggcccctccctctcttccccggcgccgccctctTCCCCTCCACCCGCTGCCCCCTCTCTCCCAGCggtgccgccccctcccctccttccccaGCACCACCCTCTTCCCCTCCGGCCGctacccccctctctctcccggcGGCGCCACCCCCCTTCCGGCCCGCCCTCTCCCAgatccgacggcggcggtgtggtggtggtggcggggcggggggggggggggcaagggcggcggcgacggggaaagGTGTGACGACTGGCCCCAAATCTTCcccgttaatcttaatcctagcTCTGAGCACCTGTCTAGTTTTCCGCGCCTAAGTGTTCAGTTCAAtcttccgaccggtcccgacccctgagacccgacccctccccgcttt
This genomic window from Setaria viridis chromosome 8, Setaria_viridis_v4.0, whole genome shotgun sequence contains:
- the LOC117833669 gene encoding uncharacterized protein, translating into MAARVAATLVALLVALFAVAATAQAPAAAPKMASLPPPPKRAPMASPPAPPMGSPASAPSASVPAMSPMGGGLGDALPPAGASAMTPAAAPATEKSAAASAAAASFVAVAVAVVAAVVF